In a single window of the Actinomycetota bacterium genome:
- the ndk gene encoding nucleoside-diphosphate kinase produces the protein MATESTLLIVKPDGVRRGLVGEVLRRVEGKGLTFEEMRLFSIPRATAEQHYGEHRDKAFFDELVDFITGGPVVVAKVTGDDAITCWRTLMGPTNPVEAPPGSIRGDFATEIGENIVHGSDSPESAERELALFFGE, from the coding sequence ATGGCGACCGAATCCACCCTGTTGATCGTGAAGCCCGACGGCGTTCGGCGGGGCCTCGTGGGCGAGGTGCTCCGCCGCGTTGAAGGCAAGGGGCTCACGTTCGAGGAGATGCGCCTGTTCTCGATCCCTCGCGCCACCGCGGAGCAGCACTACGGCGAGCACCGGGACAAGGCCTTCTTCGACGAGCTGGTCGACTTCATCACGGGGGGACCGGTGGTCGTGGCGAAGGTCACCGGCGACGACGCCATCACCTGCTGGCGCACCCTGATGGGGCCGACGAACCCCGTCGAGGCACCCCCGGGATCGATCCGCGGCGACTTCGCCACCGAGATCGGCGAGAACATCGTGCACGGCAGCGACTCGCCGGAGTCAGCCGAGCGAGAGCTCGCGCTGTTCTTCGGGGAGTAG
- a CDS encoding serine hydrolase domain-containing protein, protein MTGLQQAFDRIGASLEHHLESSHAAGAALAITDREEILGVAVRGLADVAAGMPVRPETRFQIGSISKSFTGIVAVQEADAGRLDLHVSVNEILPWLDLPEPFGPITLHHLMQHTSGLAIGTEDAPTLHGALWLARQHPPTTAPGERYWYSNDAWKIVGACLERVTGSTIDELVAERLFGPLGMRDSVARITEQEYLTTAVGYEPTLWDRPPQLRHTLSPAQRIVSSTADGSITSNVIDMAAYARLLLARGDVHDGRGGRIMTEAMFSALTDGGTDDGEGGRYAYGLWQEDVDGHRWIAHTGGMVGYTALLAVSPDEGLGVVILQNGGGGKNSVAAYALAAARASLAGTELPPTWAPPAPTAIGNAEEYVGRYLGEDGRVLVLAAVEDGLAVTLGPLTVRLERDPLEPEPVDAFLVAHDALDRFALEFGRDDEGHVVEAFHGATWFRREGVAFSEPADLPEALRGAPGLYRNNDPWAPVLRILARKGELVLQWPYEVAGAIDSRTLIPLGDGWFAVGAERDPRRIRFLGDVDGKAVVAEYNGGRWYRSFEE, encoded by the coding sequence ATGACCGGCCTGCAGCAGGCCTTCGACCGGATCGGGGCCTCGCTCGAGCATCACCTGGAGTCCTCGCACGCCGCCGGGGCGGCCCTCGCCATCACCGACCGCGAGGAGATCCTCGGGGTCGCGGTCCGCGGTCTGGCCGACGTGGCCGCCGGTATGCCGGTGCGACCCGAGACCCGGTTCCAGATCGGGTCGATCTCGAAGTCGTTCACCGGCATCGTCGCGGTGCAGGAGGCCGACGCCGGCCGCCTCGACCTGCACGTCAGCGTGAACGAGATCCTGCCGTGGCTCGACCTCCCGGAACCGTTCGGACCGATCACCCTGCACCACCTGATGCAGCACACGTCGGGCCTCGCGATCGGGACCGAGGACGCTCCCACGCTCCACGGCGCGCTCTGGCTCGCGCGGCAGCATCCGCCCACGACGGCGCCTGGGGAGCGGTACTGGTACTCGAACGACGCATGGAAGATCGTCGGCGCCTGCCTCGAGCGGGTCACGGGCTCCACGATCGACGAGCTGGTCGCCGAGCGCCTCTTCGGCCCGCTCGGCATGCGCGACTCCGTCGCCCGCATCACCGAGCAGGAGTACCTGACGACCGCCGTGGGGTACGAGCCGACCCTCTGGGACCGGCCGCCGCAGTTGCGCCACACCCTCTCGCCCGCCCAGCGCATCGTCTCGAGCACCGCCGACGGCTCGATCACGTCCAACGTCATCGACATGGCGGCCTACGCGCGGCTGCTCTTGGCACGGGGCGACGTTCACGACGGGCGGGGCGGGCGCATCATGACCGAGGCGATGTTCTCGGCGCTCACCGACGGCGGGACCGACGATGGCGAGGGCGGTCGCTACGCCTACGGCCTGTGGCAGGAGGACGTCGACGGTCATCGGTGGATCGCGCACACCGGCGGCATGGTCGGATACACGGCGCTGCTCGCCGTCTCGCCCGACGAGGGCCTGGGCGTCGTGATCCTTCAGAACGGCGGCGGCGGCAAGAACTCGGTTGCCGCGTACGCCCTCGCGGCGGCGCGCGCCAGCCTCGCGGGCACCGAGCTCCCGCCGACCTGGGCCCCGCCCGCCCCCACCGCGATCGGGAACGCCGAGGAGTACGTCGGCCGGTACCTCGGCGAGGACGGACGGGTGCTGGTGCTCGCCGCCGTCGAGGACGGCCTGGCCGTCACGCTCGGGCCGCTCACCGTGCGCCTCGAGCGCGACCCGCTCGAGCCCGAGCCGGTGGATGCGTTCCTCGTCGCCCATGACGCGCTCGATCGCTTCGCCCTGGAGTTCGGTCGGGACGACGAGGGCCACGTCGTCGAGGCCTTCCACGGAGCGACCTGGTTCCGGCGTGAGGGGGTCGCGTTCTCCGAACCCGCCGACCTGCCCGAGGCTCTCCGTGGCGCGCCAGGCCTCTACCGCAACAACGACCCGTGGGCTCCCGTGCTCCGTATCCTCGCGCGCAAGGGCGAGCTCGTGCTGCAGTGGCCGTACGAGGTAGCGGGCGCGATCGACAGCAGGACCCTGATCCCGCTCGGCGACGGGTGGTTCGCCGTGGGCGCCGAGAGGGATCCGCGACGGATCCGGTTCCTCGGCGATGTCGATGGGAAGGCCGTCGTGGCCGAGTACAACGGAGGTCGCTGGTACCGCTCGTTCGAGGAGTAG
- a CDS encoding carbohydrate binding domain-containing protein yields the protein MRIFKKASAWVMCSVALVVGGVLPTLPARASISQPAVVSENPADTTPHIVLSDTSFDVRAYAQVGSTIYAGGKFREVQDPARTTTYARQNFVAFDSETGVISPLDLSFDGTVGAIEATADGTALFIAGAFTKVNGITRRGILKYDLVNDRIDPTFAPTGMRTVNDVVLANGALIAAGNFTKKVMAMNPTTGADTGAINITVAGTVNPDDDVRVRHIAVSPDGTRLVATGNFVTVNGLARRRAFMLNLGATATLSTWYAPRFAANCPAGGSRREWAQGVDFSPDGSYFVIVTTGGPNGTTTGMCDAAGRFETANVSSTAAPTWINWTGGDTLYSVAITGPAVYVGGHQRWLDNPLGRDSAGAGAVSRPGIGAIHPVTGMALPWNPTKSREHGTMVLEATPQGLWVGSDGSMFGREEHAGVGFAPLDPGPTPDTTRPNTIIDSGPSGSVVDTSATFGFSASEPSTFMCRLDGGAFAPCTSPVSYAGLTTGSHTFQVAATDGSYNVDASPAERSWTVLDAGSDLIGNPGFEVDTSGWKGDASTNTLSRVAGGHSGGWAAEVSNSQAGANCGLDDQPSWVGLTQTGAYSASIWARSDTPGQTLRLRMREFVGGSLQGSVSQTIDLTSSWQQVSVVYIPVAPGSSSLDFEAFTSNAPVGVCMQADDASIKLNQPDTTLPDTFIDSGPSGSVADTSATFGFSADEPSTFQCRLDGGAFAPCTSPTAYTNLTAGSHTFQVAATDGSGNVDASPAERSWTVVTELVGNPGFEVDMSGWKGEVSTNTLSRVAGGHSGGWAAQVSNTVAGASCGLDDKPSWVSVTQAGAYTASIWARSDTPGLTLKLRVREYVGGVLQGSVVQSMALTSSWQQVSASYTPVAPGSSSLDFEAFTSNAPLGVCMQGDDASIIH from the coding sequence GTGAGGATCTTCAAGAAGGCGTCGGCATGGGTGATGTGCTCGGTCGCGCTGGTTGTCGGGGGCGTGCTCCCGACGCTGCCGGCGCGAGCTTCGATCTCTCAGCCCGCGGTGGTGTCGGAGAATCCGGCCGACACCACCCCCCACATCGTCCTCAGCGACACATCGTTTGACGTGCGCGCCTACGCGCAGGTCGGAAGCACCATCTATGCCGGCGGCAAGTTCAGAGAGGTGCAGGACCCGGCCAGGACGACCACGTACGCAAGGCAGAACTTCGTCGCCTTCGACAGCGAGACGGGGGTCATCTCACCGCTCGACCTGTCGTTCGACGGGACGGTGGGCGCGATCGAGGCGACCGCCGACGGGACCGCGCTTTTCATCGCGGGCGCCTTCACGAAGGTCAACGGGATCACCCGGCGGGGGATCCTCAAGTACGACCTGGTCAACGATCGGATCGATCCGACCTTCGCGCCGACGGGCATGCGAACGGTGAACGACGTCGTGCTCGCCAACGGCGCCCTCATCGCGGCGGGGAACTTCACGAAGAAGGTGATGGCGATGAACCCGACGACCGGCGCAGACACGGGCGCCATCAACATCACGGTCGCCGGGACGGTCAACCCCGACGACGACGTCAGGGTCCGACACATCGCGGTCTCCCCCGACGGCACCCGGTTGGTGGCCACGGGCAACTTCGTCACGGTCAACGGCCTGGCCCGCAGACGCGCCTTCATGTTGAACCTCGGCGCCACCGCGACGCTCAGCACCTGGTACGCGCCCCGCTTCGCCGCGAACTGCCCGGCGGGCGGCAGCCGGCGGGAATGGGCCCAGGGCGTGGACTTCTCCCCCGATGGCTCCTACTTCGTGATCGTCACCACCGGGGGGCCGAACGGCACCACGACCGGTATGTGTGATGCCGCCGGCCGCTTCGAAACCGCGAACGTGAGCTCGACAGCTGCACCCACGTGGATCAACTGGACCGGTGGCGACACCCTCTACAGCGTGGCGATCACAGGACCCGCCGTGTACGTCGGCGGCCACCAACGCTGGCTGGACAATCCACTGGGCAGAGACTCGGCCGGTGCAGGCGCGGTCTCCCGCCCGGGCATCGGCGCGATCCACCCGGTGACCGGCATGGCCCTCCCGTGGAACCCCACCAAGTCCCGCGAACACGGCACCATGGTCCTGGAAGCCACCCCACAGGGGCTGTGGGTCGGTAGCGACGGCTCCATGTTCGGGCGTGAGGAGCACGCCGGGGTCGGCTTCGCGCCACTGGATCCCGGGCCCACGCCCGACACGACCCGGCCGAACACGATCATCGACTCGGGTCCGTCGGGTTCCGTGGTCGACACGTCGGCCACCTTCGGCTTCTCGGCCAGCGAGCCGTCGACGTTCATGTGCCGCCTCGACGGCGGGGCGTTCGCCCCGTGCACGTCTCCGGTGAGCTACGCCGGACTGACCACCGGCTCACACACCTTCCAGGTCGCCGCCACCGACGGCAGCTACAACGTCGACGCGAGCCCCGCGGAGCGGAGCTGGACCGTGCTCGACGCTGGGAGCGACCTGATCGGGAACCCGGGGTTCGAGGTCGACACATCCGGTTGGAAGGGGGATGCGTCGACGAACACGCTGAGCCGGGTCGCGGGCGGGCACTCGGGCGGTTGGGCCGCGGAGGTCTCGAACTCCCAGGCCGGCGCGAACTGCGGCCTCGACGACCAGCCGAGCTGGGTGGGCTTGACGCAGACCGGTGCCTACTCCGCGAGCATCTGGGCCCGATCGGACACCCCCGGGCAGACGCTCAGGCTGCGCATGCGCGAGTTCGTGGGCGGTTCGCTGCAAGGGTCGGTCTCGCAGACGATCGACCTGACCTCGTCATGGCAGCAGGTGTCGGTGGTCTACATACCGGTCGCGCCGGGATCGTCGAGCCTCGACTTCGAGGCGTTCACATCCAACGCACCCGTCGGCGTGTGCATGCAGGCCGACGATGCATCCATCAAGCTGAACCAGCCCGACACGACCCTTCCCGACACGTTCATCGACTCGGGTCCGTCGGGCTCGGTCGCCGACACATCGGCCACCTTCGGCTTCTCGGCCGACGAGCCGTCGACGTTCCAGTGCCGCCTCGACGGCGGGGCGTTCGCCCCGTGCACGTCACCGACGGCCTACACGAACCTGACCGCCGGCTCGCACACCTTCCAGGTCGCCGCGACCGACGGCTCCGGCAACGTCGACGCGAGTCCGGCGGAGCGGAGCTGGACGGTGGTCACAGAACTGGTCGGGAACCCGGGGTTCGAGGTGGACATGTCCGGTTGGAAGGGCGAGGTGTCGACGAACACGCTGAGCCGGGTCGCGGGCGGGCACTCTGGCGGCTGGGCCGCGCAGGTCTCGAACACCGTCGCCGGCGCGAGCTGCGGGCTCGACGACAAGCCGAGCTGGGTGAGCGTGACGCAGGCCGGTGCCTACACCGCGAGCATCTGGGCTCGCTCGGACACCCCGGGGCTGACGCTCAAACTGCGCGTGCGCGAGTACGTGGGCGGCGTGCTGCAGGGGTCGGTTGTGCAGTCGATGGCCCTGACCTCGTCGTGGCAGCAGGTGTCGGCTTCCTACACACCGGTCGCGCCGGGATCGTCGAGCCTCGACTTCGAGGCGTTCACGTCCAACGCACCCCTCGGCGTGTGCATGCAGGGGGACGACGCCTCGATCATCCACTGA
- a CDS encoding DinB family protein yields the protein MLREGLRHHSWATEQLLGRCGSLTEEELTRHIPAIYGSTLDTARHLVDADNWYLSRISRGDLGIPGFDPDGLPLSDLLPVAAANAAGWEAILERELDPDTDIVVTHEDGSVTHATLGIRLAQVLHHGSDHRSQIATALTTLGHEPPEFDVWAYGETVGLVRDEPDDGA from the coding sequence ATGCTACGCGAGGGTCTGCGCCACCACTCCTGGGCGACCGAGCAGCTCCTCGGGCGCTGCGGCTCGCTCACCGAGGAGGAGCTCACCCGGCACATCCCCGCGATCTACGGAAGCACGCTCGATACGGCGCGCCACCTCGTCGACGCCGACAACTGGTACCTGTCCCGCATCTCCCGGGGCGATCTCGGGATCCCCGGGTTCGACCCCGACGGCCTGCCGCTGTCCGACCTGCTTCCCGTCGCGGCCGCGAACGCGGCCGGTTGGGAGGCGATCTTGGAACGAGAACTCGATCCCGACACCGACATCGTCGTCACGCACGAGGACGGCAGCGTCACCCACGCGACGCTCGGGATCCGCCTCGCCCAGGTCCTCCATCACGGCAGCGATCATCGCTCGCAGATCGCCACGGCGCTCACCACGCTCGGCCACGAGCCACCCGAATTCGACGTGTGGGCCTACGGCGAGACGGTGGGTCTCGTCCGCGATGAGCCGGATGACGGCGCCTGA
- the fabF gene encoding beta-ketoacyl-ACP synthase II — translation MSERRKVVITGIGPVTPVGTGIDAFWRGLTSGTNGVRPIEAFDTSELPVSLAGFPVDFVVADHLDLKEARRTDPFAQYAIASAKLAWADAGEPEVRSERGAVIYATGIGGVQTLLRQHDVLREKGAGRVSPFMVPMLMANAAGGHIAMHFGLTGPNYCTVSACSSSNHAIGEAMRLIRDGYSDLAIAGGSEAATIPLTVAAFAQMTALTKNPDPETASRPFDAERNGFVLSEGGCALIMESEEHARARGARIYCEVAGYGASDDAHHITAPDPKGSGAALAMTWALDDAGEPATAVDYVNAHGTSTPLNDAAETAAIKNVLGEHAHAAAVSSTKSMTGHMLGAAGAVEGAACALAIANGVIPPTIHYVTPDPDCDLDVTPNAARELDVRLALSNSFGFGGANATIAFRAF, via the coding sequence GTGAGCGAACGTCGCAAGGTCGTGATCACCGGCATCGGACCGGTGACCCCGGTCGGCACCGGGATCGACGCCTTCTGGCGCGGGCTCACGAGCGGCACCAACGGGGTGCGGCCGATCGAAGCGTTCGACACGAGCGAACTGCCCGTGTCGCTGGCCGGTTTCCCAGTCGACTTCGTCGTCGCGGACCACCTCGACCTCAAGGAAGCCCGCCGCACCGATCCATTCGCGCAGTACGCGATCGCGAGCGCGAAGCTGGCATGGGCCGATGCCGGCGAGCCGGAGGTGCGCTCGGAGCGGGGCGCGGTGATCTACGCCACGGGCATCGGCGGCGTGCAGACCCTTCTGCGCCAACACGACGTGCTGCGGGAGAAGGGCGCCGGCCGGGTCTCGCCGTTCATGGTGCCGATGCTGATGGCCAACGCCGCCGGCGGCCACATCGCGATGCACTTCGGGCTCACCGGGCCGAACTACTGCACCGTCTCCGCGTGTTCCTCGTCGAACCACGCGATCGGCGAGGCGATGCGGCTGATCCGCGACGGGTACAGCGACCTCGCGATCGCGGGTGGTTCCGAGGCGGCGACGATCCCGCTGACGGTGGCGGCGTTCGCACAGATGACGGCACTGACGAAGAACCCTGACCCCGAGACCGCCTCGCGTCCGTTCGACGCCGAGCGCAACGGGTTCGTGTTGTCCGAGGGGGGCTGCGCGCTGATCATGGAGAGCGAGGAGCACGCGAGGGCGCGTGGCGCTCGCATCTACTGCGAGGTCGCGGGCTACGGCGCGAGCGACGACGCGCACCACATCACCGCGCCCGACCCCAAGGGCTCGGGCGCGGCGCTCGCGATGACCTGGGCCCTCGACGACGCGGGCGAGCCAGCGACCGCCGTCGACTACGTGAACGCGCACGGCACCTCGACACCGCTCAACGACGCGGCCGAGACCGCAGCGATCAAGAACGTGCTCGGCGAGCACGCGCACGCGGCGGCCGTCTCCTCGACGAAGTCGATGACCGGCCACATGCTCGGCGCCGCCGGCGCGGTCGAGGGGGCGGCGTGCGCGCTGGCCATCGCCAACGGTGTGATCCCGCCCACGATCCACTACGTGACGCCCGACCCGGACTGCGACCTCGACGTCACGCCGAACGCGGCCCGCGAGCTCGACGTCAGGCTGGCGCTGTCGAACTCCTTCGGGTTCGGCGGTGCCAACGCGACGATCGCGTTCCGGGCGTTCTGA
- the acpP gene encoding acyl carrier protein, producing the protein MTDRSEIETRVKKVLAEQLAVDEAQVVPDARFAEDLNADSLDLVEAVLALEEEWSIEIPEDEMESAKTVGQAVDLVATKLGVS; encoded by the coding sequence ATGACCGACCGTTCGGAGATCGAGACCAGGGTGAAGAAGGTGCTCGCGGAGCAGCTCGCCGTCGACGAGGCGCAGGTGGTGCCCGACGCGCGCTTCGCCGAGGATCTCAACGCCGACTCGCTGGACCTCGTCGAGGCCGTGCTCGCGCTCGAGGAGGAGTGGAGCATCGAGATCCCCGAGGACGAGATGGAGTCGGCGAAGACCGTCGGCCAGGCCGTCGACCTCGTGGCGACCAAGCTGGGCGTCTCGTAG
- the fabG gene encoding 3-oxoacyl-ACP reductase FabG: MTSKVAVVTGASRGIGRACSIALAEAGWTVAIGYRSDEAAAKAVVDALEVAGTPGLTVFLDTTDESSVTEGFRRVTEEAGNVTGLVNNAGFSQDGLLLKYSMDTYDRVMTTNVKGAFLCAQAAMRGMLREKWGRIVNISSAVALRGNAGQTVYAASKTALLGLTKSLAREIATKGVTVNAICPGLVDTEMTSHLDERARAYYVDQTPLGRTAHLEEVSAVVRFLMSDEASYVNGAVIPVDGGLTA, encoded by the coding sequence ATGACGTCGAAGGTCGCCGTCGTCACGGGCGCGTCTCGCGGCATCGGCCGTGCATGCTCGATCGCTCTCGCCGAGGCAGGGTGGACCGTCGCGATCGGCTACCGCAGCGACGAGGCGGCCGCGAAGGCCGTCGTGGACGCGCTCGAGGTTGCGGGCACCCCGGGGCTCACGGTCTTCCTCGACACCACCGACGAGTCGAGCGTGACCGAGGGTTTCCGCAGGGTCACCGAGGAGGCCGGCAACGTCACCGGCCTCGTGAACAACGCCGGGTTCAGCCAGGACGGCCTGCTGCTGAAATACTCGATGGACACCTACGACAGGGTGATGACCACGAACGTGAAGGGCGCGTTCCTGTGCGCGCAGGCCGCGATGCGGGGCATGCTGCGCGAGAAGTGGGGCCGCATCGTGAACATCTCGAGCGCGGTGGCCCTGCGCGGGAACGCCGGTCAAACCGTCTACGCCGCATCGAAGACGGCGCTCCTCGGACTCACGAAGTCGCTCGCGCGCGAGATCGCGACCAAGGGCGTCACCGTGAACGCGATCTGCCCCGGGCTCGTCGACACCGAGATGACGTCGCACCTCGACGAGCGGGCGCGCGCCTACTACGTCGACCAGACACCCCTGGGGCGCACCGCGCACCTCGAGGAGGTCTCAGCCGTGGTCCGGTTCCTGATGTCGGACGAGGCGTCGTACGTGAACGGTGCCGTGATACCGGTCGACGGGGGGCTGACCGCCTGA
- a CDS encoding beta-ketoacyl-ACP synthase III: MTRHATIAGVGSSLPPRLVPNTWFEGFVDTNDEWIRDRTGIEARHFADAGTQTSDLAVEAARGALSSAGVAPEQLDMIVVATISGDTIFPATAVWVQRKLGVSCPSFDINAACSGFSYGLSAATAYVTAGMADTILLIGAEIFSRILDYTDRGTCILFGDGAGAAVVRASEVAGIEGSILGADGNAAEILWMPAGGTRTPASAETVEANDHTVRMPNGREVFKRAVTEMAAACRELLDKSGHTIDDVDVLIPHQANARIMSAVVDRLGIDPAKAVVDVAEVGNTSAASIPIALDRAWRAGTIGQGDLVLFASFGAGLTWGATLVRWTLPSPTDVGTSAPAGATT; the protein is encoded by the coding sequence GTGACGCGCCACGCCACCATCGCCGGGGTGGGGAGCTCGCTCCCGCCGCGACTCGTGCCCAACACCTGGTTCGAGGGCTTCGTCGACACGAACGACGAATGGATCCGGGACCGAACGGGCATCGAGGCTCGCCACTTCGCCGACGCCGGGACGCAGACGAGCGACCTCGCCGTGGAAGCGGCGCGCGGCGCCCTCTCGAGCGCGGGGGTGGCGCCCGAGCAGCTCGACATGATCGTGGTGGCCACGATCAGCGGCGACACGATCTTCCCTGCGACCGCCGTGTGGGTCCAACGGAAGCTGGGCGTGAGCTGCCCGTCGTTCGACATCAACGCGGCGTGCTCCGGATTCAGCTACGGGCTGAGCGCGGCCACCGCCTACGTCACCGCCGGCATGGCCGACACGATCCTGCTGATCGGGGCCGAGATCTTCAGCCGCATCCTCGACTACACCGACCGCGGCACCTGCATCCTGTTCGGCGACGGCGCGGGCGCCGCGGTGGTGCGGGCGTCCGAGGTGGCGGGCATCGAGGGCTCGATCCTCGGCGCCGATGGGAACGCAGCGGAGATCCTGTGGATGCCCGCGGGCGGCACGCGCACGCCTGCCTCCGCCGAGACCGTCGAGGCCAACGACCACACCGTGCGCATGCCGAACGGACGCGAGGTCTTCAAGCGGGCAGTGACCGAGATGGCCGCGGCGTGTCGCGAGCTGCTTGACAAGTCGGGGCACACGATCGACGACGTCGACGTGCTGATCCCGCATCAGGCGAACGCGCGCATCATGAGCGCCGTCGTCGACCGTCTCGGGATCGATCCGGCCAAGGCCGTGGTCGACGTCGCTGAGGTCGGCAACACGAGCGCCGCCTCGATCCCGATCGCGCTCGACCGCGCATGGCGCGCCGGGACGATCGGGCAGGGCGACCTCGTGCTGTTCGCGTCGTTCGGCGCGGGGCTCACGTGGGGTGCCACGCTCGTACGCTGGACCCTGCCGTCGCCCACCGACGTGGGGACGTCGGCCCCAGCCGGGGCCACCACATGA
- a CDS encoding ACP S-malonyltransferase — MTVAVVFPGQGSQFAGMADPWVGHPAGLVVLDEAAEAMGRDVVAGAHDEAALATTEFVQPALLACGVAAFRVLEAEGLTGVIGAAGHSLGEFSALVAAGVLPLAGALRVVVVRGEAMQRAGEARPGTMTALLGTGPDDAEALCDEARGDDVLLVANRNSPVQSVISGSVPAIERAEALAAERTTRAVRLNVAGAFHSPLMEPAVQPILDELNSLEFSTPAFPIAENVSGTLVSDPARLRSLLERHVISPVRWQEDAQALAAAGAATFLECGPGDVLTKMAKRVVPDASAVAVGSPEAAAAAVSSAP; from the coding sequence ATGACGGTCGCGGTGGTCTTTCCGGGGCAGGGCTCGCAGTTCGCCGGCATGGCGGACCCGTGGGTCGGCCATCCTGCCGGCCTGGTCGTGCTCGACGAAGCGGCAGAGGCGATGGGCCGCGACGTGGTCGCCGGCGCTCACGACGAGGCGGCGCTCGCCACGACCGAGTTCGTGCAGCCTGCCCTGCTGGCCTGCGGCGTCGCCGCGTTCCGGGTGCTCGAGGCCGAGGGGTTGACCGGTGTGATCGGCGCCGCCGGGCACTCGCTCGGCGAGTTCTCCGCCCTGGTCGCCGCCGGTGTGCTGCCGCTCGCGGGGGCGCTGCGCGTGGTGGTCGTGCGCGGGGAGGCCATGCAGCGCGCCGGGGAGGCCCGGCCCGGCACGATGACCGCGCTGCTGGGCACCGGCCCCGACGACGCCGAGGCGCTCTGTGACGAGGCCCGCGGCGACGACGTGCTGCTCGTCGCGAACCGCAACTCACCCGTGCAGTCGGTGATCAGCGGCTCGGTGCCGGCGATCGAGCGTGCCGAGGCGCTCGCCGCGGAGCGGACGACCCGCGCGGTGCGCCTGAACGTGGCCGGGGCGTTCCATTCCCCGCTGATGGAGCCGGCCGTGCAGCCGATCCTCGACGAGCTGAACTCTCTCGAGTTCTCGACTCCCGCGTTCCCGATCGCGGAGAACGTCAGCGGCACGCTCGTTTCGGACCCCGCCCGGCTGCGGTCGCTGCTCGAACGCCATGTGATCTCGCCCGTGCGATGGCAGGAGGACGCGCAGGCGCTCGCCGCCGCGGGCGCCGCCACGTTCCTGGAGTGCGGCCCCGGCGACGTGCTCACGAAGATGGCCAAGCGGGTCGTGCCGGACGCGAGCGCGGTCGCGGTCGGCTCGCCCGAGGCTGCGGCGGCCGCGGTAAGCTCGGCGCCGTGA